The Festucalex cinctus isolate MCC-2025b chromosome 12, RoL_Fcin_1.0, whole genome shotgun sequence genome segment GCCGCACCAAACTATAGAGCCTTCTGCCTTTCTGACCTTTTGTGACCCTCGCTTGTGTTTTTCAAGCATGTGATGTAACAGGATAGCTAATGTCAAGGTGTGTGACAGATGTTGATGATTATGGATGCACCTTCTTCTTAAACTCCAGCTGGTGGACCCATATGCTCAAAGCAGGTTTACCACGAGGAGCTCTTATTTCTACACATAGTATGttgtcttttaaacattttttaggtGAGGGTAGGATTACACCGCCCTTTTTCCACTGATAGCTTGGCTTTCTGCTGCACGTGTTTTCTAATCTTCTCTGTTTCTCCTTCCGTCTATCTGGCTCTTGCCCATGCCTGCAGAGCTAGTTTCCTGCAATCTTCAATAATGTGCACCCTCTGAAGGCCTGAGGTTTGCCTCAATACCACCCGCACTCCTTTTAATCCATCGTTCGCTAACCACTAACTCGTTGTGCCTGCTCACATCGTAAACATCTGCAAGTGAATGGTATGTTGATTTACAGCTGCTGGAAGTGtgaattacagttatagaaaaaaaaaagtattgaaaatgtccaaaatactCCATCTTGTTACTACAATTAAAGTGGAAGTTAATTCATTTCAAATTGAACATAAagcatgaactttttttttttttttttttgttatgtatcGCAGGGGCCCGACTGGCACTCTAGCAGGGACTTCCTGAACCGGTGAGTGTCATTgtgcccactttttttttttttttttttttttttttttttaattaacacaatGCATTGTTCAGCTCATAAATCATATGTCAAAAAGGAGAGGCGGGCGAGCCTCATTTTCCTTCATCAGTGTGGAATCAGTGGGTGGGCTGCTTTTCCCACGTGGGTTTtttgacacaagcaggtggCAAGAACTGTTGGGTGGCAACATTGACAGATCAGGGGTGGAATCATTTGAGGTGTTTAAATTACAGCATATCAAGTCAGGGGATTAAAAAGTGAAAGTTGTTTAATGAACGATTGAGCGTTATGCGTCATCGTCTGGCTCTTAAACTTAGGGAAGTGAAAaatcaaagaaagaaagatgctACTGGCTTTTGaaaaaggagagacacctatacttattaatagtgcaaaatgttctgatttttggaaatactaaaatgtttaatatgtctgtttattatatttttgacagttatgaaTGTGCAAatgtaaagcattgtgaccagatgtatcaaatatggcacaaatcaaaagtcatatgtggaagttgattttccccccccaaaaaaataaaaatgttcaaaaggaccaataaatactctatttacaaagaaacagAATTTTCTCtgatatatttcatggttcaggctttataggaTTAAGTTAGCAACATTTAGGAAGCTAACATAGCACTTCCTGTTAGTGCTCTTGAAACCACTTCCGGTACACACTTTAGCAACATGAGCATGAGCATTTAGCAACCTTTACGATTTCACACAGCAACAAGCACGCTGAAAGAACATCAGATAAAAACCGTCGTAACAAAATATTGTGGTGAAAACAGACTATGGCTAATCCTAGCAATGTGTTTGCGCGCACGTGGATTAGCTTGACATGACTTACTGGCTAAAAATGAGCACTGCCaaacagggctggactggcacaaaaaaaataaaaaataaaataaaaaaatcggccCTGACATTTTGACTCAGGCCCACCGCCCTAACATGTAGTTTTGCCACTGATGTTTACTGATGTTTCACTTTGCTATCTAATATCTATTACGGCtgggtttaaaacaaaaatcaatcaatatcaAAATGGCTTTTCCTGTTCATGCCTGATAtcgacagaaaataattgagaagcactgagctACGGTAACCAAAGGCACttcttgctgatttcaaaactgACCAACAGTGCTAAGGAATTTGCTTGACGGGCCGGAAAAGTCGGCCATAAAGCAGCATGGCCCGTCGGGAATACTCTCGGTGCTCCAGATTAGCCAATCCTGACCTGGTTCCctacgatattttttttttttttttttttttgcatgtctgTAGGAATGTTTGTCCAAGCCCAAGGTCACTAACGTTGGACCTGAGTTCATCCCAAAGGTTTTTCATGGGTCATGTTTTCCCCCACCAAACTCAACATGGACCTTGCTTTTGTGCACGGGAGCACAGTGATATGAACAGaggttgaaaaaatgttttgttgttgttaagaaATGTTAGTAGGTGTTAGAAATGGGATTGAAGGAAGGTTTGGTCCAACACCGACCACGTCCGTCTGCCACAGATGAGATGACGACATGTGAGGCTCGCTCTTTCCTCTCCATTTCGTCATCCGTGACACGCGTGTCTCGTCTGCTCTCGGTTACAGAGCCCGATGAAGCGCGACTCCCCACGTTAACGCCATGATCGATGATTcaagtcacccccccccccacctacaTGCTTCTATTCTAGGTAGCAAAAACATCACAGCCAATTTGTCGCCCgctcaatcacatcacatgactcatatttacaataaatagaCGGATGTGATGCTAATTGGTTGACTCGTTGCTGTGGGAGTGAGGTGGCGTTTAGGAATACACTACAAGGTATTTGTTAAGGCCAGAGGATATGATTGATGTAGAAAGTAATCAGCTGCCACCATCATTTTCGTATGGAAATGAGCAAAAACAAATGACAGCACGTTTAATGCGACGCTGCACTGGTTTCTTTCTGATGTCACCTGTCAAACGCATCGACTTGGTTTGGCTCTGTGAACGACGAAAAAGCAGACAAACGCATCTTCATCGATTTAATTCTGTATGGCTGAACAGTAATatcgaaataaaaacattgaccGTGAACCCCAAAAGCTCATGTATGAACTTGACatcaatgaaaacaaatttttgctacaattatagttttaattcattttataaatattacatttctgtttattacttctttttttttttttaaattggaagtCAATCCAAGAATATTCTTTATTAATGTTCTTTGCTCATTCACTAGTcagtctgattaatattgtgtttgtggaatatgaattactataagcagcaaaatccgcccacttttatccatctctaggggcggccattttgccacttgctgtcgactacaaaatgacatcacagttcccaagtgctcaggtaacaaccaatcacagctcagcttcggaaaacaggtgatccgtgattggtcgttacccgagacctgcgcaactgtgatgttgttttcactcgacgacaagtggcaaaatagccgcccccgtgagatggatgaaaatattccacaaacacaatactaatcagaatgttgtgtttagactagttgggGCACATAGagaatattattgtaaatattttcttggGGAGGGCGGGTTGACGCCCCTTTGTTTTTAATAagcactcatttttattttactttggtaacaaaaatatttgttcattttttttggttgacttttttgttgttgttagttttcattagctaTATATAATAACCTTGATGGGAAGAGGGAAAGGGATAAAGGGAGTGAAACGCAGCGAAATAagctaacatttttttgttgccttAAATTGCAGGGTGAGGCCCGTCTGAGTATTTTCAGCTTTGGGAACCCATGTTGCTATGGCAGTTTTGCCAAACGCATTATCAAAACCACTGGCGCATTCCAGCATTAAATGTTTTCCATGGAATCTGTCATCTGAATCCGTCCGTAACGGCTTGTTATGAGAAAATCACAATCTGTACATGCCTGAGTAAGATAGGTGACATTACatgtattttaatttcattttaaattcttCTCTCTTCTTGCAGGTATAATCAACCAAATATACGATCCTGGTCCTTTTCTCAAGCTGTAAGTATACTGCCAAAGTAGTGCATTTGCTTTGTGCCGagatttgtgatgtcatgaccAAGCTTGCACACCCTCCCCCGTTAACACAATCTTTTGCTCTAGAAGAATAGCCTCTCTGTTAGCACACTCTCTCACAAACACGGTTTCGGGTCAGGAAGGGTGTGGAGTGGTGTCGGGGGGGCGTGGGGGTACATTAGATAAGTGCCGTGACACTTCCCAGCATGAGTCGTGATGGGAGATTGAGCGCTACAATGGTGTGACCAATCAGAATTCTCGGGAATCCTGAAGGGCTCACAAAACTCAGATGCACACAAATGCTGCTATAAATCAAGATTAAGTTGTATgctgacacttaaaaaaataaaaaataaaaaaaatgtacaggaatgtgaataatgttgAAATGGAACGCTTGAATGGAACATACTTAAAATGAGCCAATTTTAATCAAGCTTCATTTGTGCTGACACAAGAGGCCTATTGAAGTTGAAATGAAGTCTAATACAGGACTCGGGACTGTATCGGTTTTGTTTACTTCGTCCCAGCAAAGACATAAAGTGCTTTACACGGTTACTTGGATCATGGGTGCCTACAAAGCAACAACTGTTTGGTGTTAGTTAGCCATTGAGTGgataataaaatgttattttgggtCAGCTTTTAATTAGCTTTATAAACTCAAAGCCAAAAAAATATGGTTTTACAATACATACACGACTTCCTGTCTGTTCTTTTTGGAGTTTCATGTGAAGTTTACTTATAAAGTACAGCAATACAAATGCagtcaaatacatttaaacggCATCTAATATATGTTTAACATTTTCTAAAACCTgaatagaatttttattttgaaattactttaattattttgacatttccgccacgtttggtttgacttcctctttatgcGTAAAGCTTTTTACCCTGCAGCGACATCCAGTGGCGAACTATTAAGGTCCCTCTTTGAGACATGTGGTGTCCAAAATTGGAGTAGAagttcatttttaaatgtcattatattaAAAAGAACTCCATCTGATTCACCTTATTTCACTGCAAGTTAACCAGGGCCCGGCAAACCAGTCGAGTTGACGAGTATTTTATTCGGTCGCCTGACCTGACAACAACAAGGCCTTTTTAGCTTTCAGGTGTTCGACATGCTCGCCAAAGTTTGGTCAAACTTTGAGCAGAGTTTTCGGGCTGCGCTTCATTCGTTGACAATATGGTGGCAGGTATGGTATGTTTAGTAGTTAATTAACAATTTTACACTGCTTTTGACGCGTGAGATTACATGGGCGACGGGTGAAATTACGTCAATTATTGTATTAAAGTATTTTgatggtattttttatttttttgacaacctctataagacgtAAATTGTGTACCTTTCGAGCTAGTAATGATctgaggaaacaaacaaacatacttgAGTTTTGTTTCTGTCGAGCTGAGTGAGTTTGATGTTGCAATGATCGCCCACTGGCGGCTCAACTAGCTCATGACATCCGGAAAGGATGCAGCAACCGCTGCTGCTCTTGTGCAACATCCACTCAAGTTTGCTTTAGTCACTGTGGTAAAGCGGTAAGACTACAAGAGGATACTGATACTTGAATTATGAAGCATTTTTAACAGGTATGAGTCATGTTGTTGTCTTCGTATTACTTCGACATTATTGCAAgtgtatttttgatattttatttaaaaacaaaaaaaaaagtaacatttgatGTAATGAGTAATGACAATAATACTATGGGATGTTATCAATACGTCAAGAAGTgtgttgattgtttttttttgtttttttttttgtttttttacattttttacagaatgtcttttttttgagGATCTTGTGATCTATGTTACATTCACTTGACATCTTTAAAATGAGGAACTCAAGTTTGCTGAGGAAGTGAGTCAAATGGGTGCTTTGATTTCTCAATATGTCATCCATCATTGACGTTGATCGATTGAGGAATACTAAATGCTTTGCGTCTTGACGTTATCTAATAGAGTGATCACTAGCAAGTTGGCAGTGTAGTGTTGAAACGAGGTGCGAGGATACTGAGGAGCGTTGAGGTGCCTTGTGCGTCACATTCTGCTGACAGTGCAACTTGAAAGCTGTGAGTTAAGTCAAGTGCTACTTTTGAGATATATTTTCCCCCCTCAAATGTCTTTATTTAGTCGGTAATGGTTGTTAACATGACTGTCGGTGTATGTATCTTGTTTTATAAATTACAAAATTATAATCAGTCATGGCAAATAAATGTATCTCtggtgtatttgtttttgtgcgtATGCTGTAATATGCATAAACCGATACAGAAGCTCACGTTTTTCATCTGCTTTTTGGAAATTATTCAACTTTGTAATCCACATGGCAACATTCTCCTTCTGTATACTGTGCTGTTTGTTTATGGGGTCGTCTGGCATTATTGTATGGTTTGGAGGATGTCTGTGTTTTGCTGAATGCTCGTTTTTACGACAGTACTTTCAAATATAGTTTCTCTTTCTGCCTATTAATCAGTAAGATGGTGATATTTTGTGTGCTTTTTGTCTTCTTGACCAGGCGGCTTTCCCCATATCAGTCTCACCCTCAATGGCTGCTGATGATTACAACCCTGTAAGTTATTTTGTTATATATTTGTGTGGGTGTAAGTACTGTCTTTTGATTGGCAAATTTAGCTGGACCCAATTAAGCTATTTTATTGATCACCAAGCAGGCCCAGAGTTTTGTGGCAAAGTTCTTCTTGTAATAGCTTTAAATATGCTGACAATTTAATCTTATATGTTAAGTGTTGATATTATGAGAGAATATTTCAAGTTTTTGACTTGAAGAGGAACTTATAGAGTATCTAATTTGAAAGGTTAATGAGTTTTCTGggttagaaaataaataaataaatatatatatatatatatatatatatatatatatatatatatatatatatatatatatatatatatatatatatatattttaagtcaatgcttctgtttgtttgtttttcttgactTCAACACATTTTGCTGTGTGTTTGTCTTCAGCTCCGGTTGAGaattaatttttcatttaactttacaaaaatgGTGTAGCTAGCTACTACTCTATCCTCTAAAATGTGCTCAAATATTGGTAGTGTACACTTTATTTGTAAGTGGAGCTCAGTCGAGGCATAGTAGAGGATCCTCATTTTATGTGCATGTTGCGCATGCGACGTGCTTGTGTGACAAAGAGAAGTCGAGGGCGAGAGAGTGCGCATGTGACGATTGCAGTGTGAAACAGGATGTTCCAGACGGCCTCTTCTTGTGAGCTGCTGGCTCTTTGGTTAGCATGCTCTTAAATTCGCTGAGTGACCGTCATATCAACTTTCGTCAATTCTGTGTTTCACTCCAAAAGGTCTCCCTGCGACACAAGTCCAAGAAGAAGAGCCGAGGAGGTAAGTCGTCTCGTCACCTTGCAGTTGAGATCAATTTGTCTGCCGGGGCAACTGTAATTTACAGCGTCTGGATAAGGCTTACTTTCATTTTGGgtttaatattaactcattagctcccaaaaacgtataaatacgtcatattttaaatgttttaagtgtcccaaagacgtacttatacgtttttgtgccagagcatagagaaagctttgatgcagtctctctactgcagaaaatggttgagtggcagcagagtataagagatcaaccacgccatgttaaaacaagctgatttccccacagctccaagcagaattgtgaaaaacgatgaaacttagctatgttctattgctaattgctgcacagcggaaacagaaaggaacatactttttttttccctgataaaagaagactctaatctctcttttggtatgttacatatttttatagcaatagaacataatatttcgcgggccttgaaaaatcagtcaaaatgcaggaagacacttaagtgaaaatggttgggagtgaatgagttaatttgtagAGCATTATTATACTGAATCAACAGTagattcatattaaaaaaaagaaaaagaaaaaaggctgATGTGAACAGGTTTTAAACAAATATCTGTAGGCGTAATTTTTGCAGCCTATTTTTTTAGGTCATTGGAAACATTTGAATTTTCACACGTTGTAGAGTTCTCAAAGTGTGCTTACGTCTCATTGTGGCttctgtgtgcgtgtttgtgcgcAGGCAATGGTGCGATGAGCAGGCGGCGGGTGTCAGTCAAAGAGCTGGGTCAGCCAGACCACCAGGGTTGGTTGTacaagaagagagagagcaaagGCTTCCTCGGCATCAAATGGAAGAAGTTCTGGTTCGTCCTGAAGAGGACTGCGTTATATTGGTACACAAACCCGCTGGTGAGAATGccgttaatgtatttttttttttttttttttactcaacatgGATGTCCAGTTGATTGAGCGATTCACACGTATTGACAAATGTTGAGCTGCTTGGCGTAGTTCTCTGTGTACTTTCAGTTTTCATAAGTATATACAAAAATGTGCAGGTGTACCAAGTCATAGTTTGCAGCTACACTGCAGTCAGCGTAGATGCGTTTCAGCCTCGGCGACGACGCAGACAAGCACCGCTGTCTCCTTGTCAGCGTGTCTTCAAAACTAACGACCGTGCAGTATCACTGCGGTTCCTGAAGCAGATTCTGCTCGGCCGCGCGCTTGTTTTAGCCTCGGAAATGTCACCGAAACGCCGCGGGAGGAAATAGAAGAAGTCGAGGACGGCGGGTGGCTTTGTCAGGAAGTGGCTTAAAGTCATTTTCTCATCTTGTTTTCACTGTTGTTCAACGTTTGCGTTGCAGGCGGAGAAGGCCGAGGGCTACATTGACCTCACCAACTTCATGATCGACCGAGCCATCGAGTGCAAGAAGAAATAGTAAGCATGCATGCAGTTTGAATATTCACTTAGTTATAAAGAGGTTCGTTCCTCGCACATTTTTTGGACGTCAACTTCATGGAAATCGATTTTGTTTCACATCTCTCCAGTGCATTCAAAGCCTGCCACCCACAAGTTatgatgttttattttgctGCTGAGAACCACGAAGAAATGAACTTGTAAGTAACAGCAAGTACAATCTGCTGCACGAAAAAAAGTTActgcaaatgaaatgaaatgaaatcctGCTGACTCAtttctgtgtgcatgtgttccAGATGGTTGAATAAGCTCGGCCTTGCCTCCATTCATTATGAGCCCACGGAACAAGACGCAGCAGCTGGTGAGCTTCTGGATAAAACGAGCTTTAGTGTGACTATATGATTACAATTGGAAAGTTTTATGATCATTTGAAACACGTCGCTGACGAGGTCAATCTCTTTttgctaaaaataataaaaagtgtgTGCATGACTGACCATAAAGCACAAATCTGTAATTTTGAGCTGTAAGGATACTTGTTTTCTTAAAAGAAATATTACgtaaatgtgtatgtatgtaaataaaactCTAATGGTTACAAACTTTGAAAGATAAACAAACATAAAGCGAATTAGAACGTACAGTGCACTTTACCTCGTCAGTGCAATTTTGAGTATCTGGAGGAGGaataaaatccaaaaaaaaCTGACGGCATTTTTACAATCAGCATTTCAGTTTTAGCTTTAATTAGCATACAAAGCTGACTcaacagatatatatatttttttttttatcccaaatTGTTCGCGGGTGTTATTCATTGATGTTAAATTATAAATGTTCCTGAACAGAAACGACCACAGTAAAGCACTCTGTAATGCTGGAGTGGATGCTGTCTTTATGACAGATGGTCGAATAAGTTTATGTGCACACATTTTTGAGTTTGGAGGTTACATTTTGCATGTGTGCCTTTATAGAGTGTTACAGTGAAGCTAGTGACCATGAAGAAGCAGAAACTACAGACATACCTCCACCACCATACTGTGAACAGACCCTGCGGGACGCCGTGGCTCCGTCTGGTCCTCCTGGTAGCACACATCAGGTTAGTGCCATGGCTTTATAGCAAAACTGGTCAAACTGAAACATTTCtctacaataatgttatatgtgaccttactAGTCAAAACACGACATTCATACATATTACATTCGAGTTACgcggcaaaatccagccgtttttatccatctcggggcggccattttgctacttgctgtcgactgaagataacGTCAAtgttgttcagggctcaggcaacgaccaatcacagctcacctgttttctgaaggtgagctgcgattggttgtaaCTTGTTACATGAgacctgagcaaatgtgatgtcattttcacttgacagtaagtggcaaaatggccgccttctgatattgatttaaaaaaataaataaatgttgaattaaaaaaaaaaatctttaaaaatatatatttttaaatctttaaaaataaatatgataaatgCAAAtctgaagaaaataaaatagaatcacTGATTTACACTGCGTTTCATCCAAAAAGCACACTTTATTGGTATATTTTTCatctttattcattcatattattcacTATGATAATAAAGGATACCGGTAAATCAGGTTACCATggtatcaaggttattttagttcacgaaaaaaaattaaattcaaaaaacagtttcgttaactaaataaaataaaaccgaaaatgttttttttaaaaaaaacgaaaactaaccgaaagtacattttatgtttataaaactataattatagcgaaaatgtccgtcgttttagtctttggtaattaatttaatgcatgagcctttgagggtgattttaaatgcgattttaagtacgctaatttattttgatattaacctcCGGAAtatggacgtttgaaagtgtgtcacacggaagtgacgtcatctagcaaaagccaatagaaaagcaccaaaagatgatgatgttaaatattgcacacaagtaatacacatttttttaactaatactgaaactaactaaaactaattatttgttaaataactaaaactaataaaagctaaaAGAACCACCCTgacaactaattaaaactaactaaatttaaaaaaggaaactcaaaacgaactaaaaggaaaattccaaaactgtaaTAACCCTGCGATAGTATACAGTAAGtacacagaaaaagaaaaaaaaaaatgtttcagggGTGATTTGGGTGGGGCCGGTAGTGACATTATACACGGATGTGTGTTATTGACATGACATTATGGTAATATTTTGGTTTTACAGGGCACTCTTCCTCCACCGTACTCCTCGGCGGACCCCAGCGAAGCAAACGGCTCACATTCCTCGCCCCCCAGTACGATGACGTCGCAGAGCTCGTCCGCCTCGTCTCTCTCCAAACAGCGCCAGTCCTGGTTGGACCTGGTCGCGCAGGTTTCTCCTGCTCCCGCAGGCGACGCGCCGGCGGTGTGCTCAGTCCAGGTGCACTTGCATCAACAGCCGccaggggaggaggaggaggaagaggcggAGTCGGCTGAAACGGGAGCCAATGAGGAAGGGGCGGCAAAGACGGATGCTTCAAGTGTTGTGGACAAAGgtgagtttttatttcaatgtgttgttgttgtcgtggcGATTTAACGAGCGGTCTGAGATGACACTCCAGCATACTTGATGAAAATCATGATGTGGTGTTGCAGCAGGCGATCAGTGTAACAGCGCTGATGAGATGGAGAAGCTGTACATCCACCTGAAGGAGGCCAGCCTGTCGCCAATTGGAGACCGCAAACCATCCACCAAACGGGAATTCCGCGCCTCCTTCGTTAAACGCTGCAAAAACCACACTGTCAATGATAAACTGCATCTTATCAGGACACTCAACAGCACATTAAAGGTAGGCCGTTTCCTTATCCCCTGCGATGAACTGGTGTTCACTGTGCTAAATTTTAAACACCAATTTGTTGCATACGTGTGACAAAACTGTGTCATAATTTCATAGTTTTTCCAATCTTTTTTTGGCCCCCCCATCCCAGTCAAAACAGGCAGACCTCCAGGCACTCGAGCAGGTGCTGTCCGACCCTGATCTGTCCTCAGTCAGGTTCAGAGAATGGAAGGAAGCCAATGGGACTTTGGTGCAAGAGATATGCGTAGcaaatgaccagcaggtggcgtCAGAGGCCTCCCAAGGTGCCGCATCGGCCATTGCGGCTCCTGTGGCTGAAACCAGTTTATAAATGCCCGCTTGTGTCTTCTGTGCTACTGGCTTT includes the following:
- the cnksr3 gene encoding connector enhancer of kinase suppressor of ras 3 isoform X5 — protein: MLAKVWSNFEQSFRAALHSLTIWWQAAFPISVSPSMAADDYNPVSLRHKSKKKSRGGNGAMSRRRVSVKELGQPDHQGWLYKKRESKGFLGIKWKKFWFVLKRTALYWYTNPLAEKAEGYIDLTNFMIDRAIECKKKYAFKACHPQVMMFYFAAENHEEMNLWLNKLGLASIHYEPTEQDAAAECYSEASDHEEAETTDIPPPPYCEQTLRDAVAPSGPPGSTHQGTLPPPYSSADPSEANGSHSSPPSTMTSQSSSASSLSKQRQSWLDLVAQVSPAPAGDAPAVCSVQVHLHQQPPGEEEEEEAESAETGANEEGAAKTDASSVVDKGDQCNSADEMEKLYIHLKEASLSPIGDRKPSTKREFRASFVKRCKNHTVNDKLHLIRTLNSTLKSKQADLQALEQVLSDPDLSSVRFREWKEANGTLVQEICVANDQQVASEASQGAASAIAAPVAETSL
- the cnksr3 gene encoding connector enhancer of kinase suppressor of ras 3 isoform X4, encoding MLAKVWSNFEQSFRAALHSLTIWWQAAFPISVSPSMAADDYNPVSLRHKSKKKSRGGNGAMSRRRVSVKELGQPDHQGWLYKKRESKGFLGIKWKKFWFVLKRTALYWYTNPLAEKAEGYIDLTNFMIDRAIECKKKYAFKACHPQVMMFYFAAENHEEMNLWLNKLGLASIHYEPTEQDAAAECYSEASDHEEAETTDIPPPPYCEQTLRDAVAPSGPPGSTHQGTLPPPYSSADPSEANGSHSSPPSTMTSQSSSASSLSKQRQSWLDLVAQVSPAPAGDAPAVCSVQVHLHQQPPGEEEEEEAESAETGANEEGAAKTDASSVVDKAGDQCNSADEMEKLYIHLKEASLSPIGDRKPSTKREFRASFVKRCKNHTVNDKLHLIRTLNSTLKSKQADLQALEQVLSDPDLSSVRFREWKEANGTLVQEICVANDQQVASEASQGAASAIAAPVAETSL